The Crocosphaera subtropica ATCC 51142 genome includes a window with the following:
- a CDS encoding AAA-like domain-containing protein, with the protein MEIPKILVVDDELDLERLIRQKFRKKIRQKELDFVFAHNGREALEYIQGKGNIDMVLTDIYMPEMDGLTLLTKIQEIDPIIKAIIISAYGDLDNIRAAMNYGAFDFLTKPIDFKDLEITTTKTLNHVQQIKTALAQEKAAREEQEKSLDKLKKEVEKRKKVEEALRNNEKQLTQFLAGIPVGIFIINAKTKFPYYANYQAKKIFGQELLSEVNFDDLINIYQPYCLHTGKKYPVDKLPVRRALKGESTTVSDVEIRHNEQHIPLEISAQPIYDEKGDISYVIAAFQDITQRKKAEAERIHFTEQLAKKNLDLQQAKEQLSHYNATLEKKVRERTQELTETLKILKATQADLMIENALLRSADNEKSYGYQVGGSLPIDAPSYVVRSADRYVYKALKSGEFCYILNARQMGKSSLRVQIMKRLQAKDFACVGVDLSEIGNRKLTIKQWYAGFMYILLSGLNLLDQVNIREWLKQYDFLSPVQGLGELIHQVILPNISHNIVIFIDEIDSVLSLDFPMDDFFIFLRSCYNKRADNPDYQRLTFALLGVASPSQLLEDKQRTPFNIGQVIYLQGFQFHEAQPLLEGLKSKVNHPKAILKSVLYWTNGQPFLTQKICQLIHNSQKEIPENQEKQWVAQLVRSQIIENWECQDEPEHLRTIRDRILKSSLDKKRLLKRYQAILHNPNYLITDDEEIRELILSGLVIKDDQSLKVHNPIYEAIFNDSWIEFITNK; encoded by the coding sequence ATGGAAATTCCTAAAATTTTAGTCGTTGATGATGAATTAGATTTAGAGCGACTCATTAGACAAAAATTTAGAAAAAAAATCAGACAAAAAGAACTTGATTTTGTGTTTGCTCATAATGGACGAGAAGCTCTAGAGTATATTCAAGGTAAGGGCAACATTGATATGGTTTTAACCGATATCTATATGCCTGAAATGGATGGTCTAACCCTATTAACTAAAATTCAAGAAATTGATCCAATTATTAAAGCAATTATTATTTCTGCTTATGGTGATCTTGATAATATTAGAGCAGCCATGAATTATGGTGCATTTGATTTTTTAACGAAACCAATTGATTTTAAAGATTTAGAAATTACCACAACTAAAACCTTAAATCATGTTCAACAGATTAAAACTGCTTTGGCTCAGGAAAAAGCAGCTAGAGAGGAACAAGAGAAGTCTTTAGATAAGTTGAAAAAAGAAGTTGAAAAACGTAAAAAAGTTGAAGAAGCTCTCCGAAATAATGAAAAGCAATTAACCCAATTTTTAGCAGGTATTCCCGTTGGCATTTTTATTATTAATGCTAAAACTAAGTTTCCTTATTATGCTAATTATCAAGCTAAAAAGATTTTTGGACAAGAACTGTTAAGTGAAGTCAATTTTGATGATTTGATTAATATTTATCAACCTTATTGTTTACATACTGGTAAAAAATATCCTGTTGATAAATTACCGGTTAGACGTGCCTTAAAAGGAGAAAGTACCACGGTTTCAGATGTAGAAATTCGTCATAATGAACAGCATATTCCTCTCGAAATTTCTGCCCAACCTATTTATGATGAAAAAGGTGATATTTCTTATGTGATTGCAGCTTTCCAAGATATTACACAAAGAAAAAAAGCAGAGGCGGAACGTATTCATTTTACTGAACAATTAGCCAAGAAAAATTTAGATTTACAACAAGCAAAAGAACAATTATCTCATTACAATGCTACCTTAGAAAAAAAGGTTCGTGAAAGAACTCAAGAACTAACAGAAACCTTAAAAATTCTCAAAGCAACTCAGGCAGATTTAATGATAGAAAATGCCTTGTTGCGAAGTGCTGATAATGAAAAAAGTTACGGTTATCAAGTAGGGGGGAGTTTACCAATAGATGCTCCTAGTTATGTTGTTCGTTCTGCTGATCGCTATGTTTATAAAGCTTTAAAATCAGGAGAATTTTGTTATATTTTAAATGCAAGACAGATGGGTAAATCGAGCCTACGAGTTCAAATCATGAAACGATTACAAGCTAAAGATTTTGCTTGTGTAGGTGTGGATTTATCGGAAATTGGTAATCGAAAATTAACCATTAAACAATGGTATGCAGGATTTATGTATATCTTACTAAGTGGGCTGAATTTATTAGATCAAGTTAATATTAGAGAATGGTTAAAACAATACGACTTTTTATCTCCTGTACAGGGTTTAGGAGAATTAATTCATCAGGTTATTTTACCTAATATTTCTCACAATATTGTTATTTTTATTGATGAAATTGATAGTGTACTAAGTTTAGATTTTCCCATGGACGACTTTTTTATTTTCTTGAGAAGTTGTTATAATAAAAGGGCTGATAATCCTGATTATCAACGGCTGACTTTTGCTTTATTAGGGGTTGCTAGTCCTTCCCAATTATTAGAAGATAAACAAAGGACTCCCTTTAATATTGGTCAAGTGATTTATTTACAAGGGTTTCAGTTTCATGAAGCACAACCGTTATTAGAAGGATTAAAATCTAAAGTTAATCACCCTAAAGCTATTTTAAAATCTGTATTATATTGGACTAATGGTCAACCTTTTTTAACCCAAAAAATCTGTCAACTGATTCATAATTCTCAAAAAGAAATCCCTGAAAATCAGGAAAAGCAATGGGTTGCTCAATTAGTGCGATCGCAGATTATAGAAAATTGGGAATGTCAAGATGAACCAGAACATTTAAGAACCATTCGCGATCGCATTCTTAAAAGTTCTCTTGATAAAAAACGACTATTAAAACGCTATCAAGCAATATTACATAACCCTAATTATCTGATCACTGATGATGAGGAAATTAGAGAATTAATTTTATCAGGACTCGTTATTAAAGATGACCAATCTTTAAAGGTTCATAATCCCATTTATGAAGCGATTTTTAATGATAGTTGGATAGAATTTATCACTAATAAATAG
- a CDS encoding Uma2 family endonuclease — translation MIQISSKSLTLKEFLALPETKPVKEYINGKITEKPMPKGKHSTIQTELSTAINITLKSKKIARAFSELRCTFGDHSIVPDISILTWNHIPRDNNGEIADSFYLAPDWIIEILSPEQSQTKVVKNILYCLENGTEIGWLIDPNDKSVVVYFSQQKPGFFEAKTDNLPVPNFANSFKLSVGELFSWLLE, via the coding sequence ATGATTCAAATTTCTTCTAAATCTCTTACTTTAAAAGAATTCTTAGCATTACCAGAAACTAAACCAGTCAAGGAATATATTAATGGAAAAATTACTGAAAAACCAATGCCGAAAGGAAAACATAGCACCATACAAACTGAACTGTCTACTGCTATTAATATTACTTTGAAATCTAAAAAAATTGCTCGTGCTTTTTCTGAATTAAGATGTACTTTTGGCGATCACTCTATTGTTCCTGATATCAGTATCTTAACATGGAATCATATTCCTCGTGATAATAATGGCGAAATAGCAGACTCATTTTATCTTGCACCAGACTGGATAATTGAGATTTTATCCCCTGAACAAAGTCAAACAAAAGTTGTCAAAAATATTCTATATTGTTTAGAGAATGGAACAGAAATCGGATGGTTAATTGATCCTAATGATAAATCTGTAGTGGTTTATTTTTCTCAACAAAAACCTGGGTTTTTTGAAGCAAAAACAGATAATTTGCCTGTTCCTAATTTCGCCAATTCTTTTAAATTATCTGTAGGAGAATTGTTTTCATGGTTATTGGAATAA